The Bacillus sp. Y1 genome has a window encoding:
- a CDS encoding ABC transporter substrate-binding protein: MLLAIMVIGAVLSGCSGSDKASSDGKVELTFMFRGNPQELEAYKATVKRYEEANKDVKVTMVQTAPDQYDTKLKSAIAGRKIPDVFFYNPAQVKAYVNSGVLLDITEQVEGSADVKIDDIWEAGINKYRFDGETLGQGAIYGLPKDLGPFALGYNKTMFEEAGIPLPDKDKPYTWDEFIDVAKQLTKDNDGDGKMDQYGTGFNVNWALQPFVWSNGADWINEDGTKVTIDDPKFIEALQFFVDQQNKYQITPSIGDAQTLDTYQRWLKGQLAFFPVGPWDMAAFKEQLKFEYDLLPWPAGSTGESSAWVGSLGIGVGATTKHAKEAAELAMYLSADQEGQQALVDAQVQLPNSVEVADTWAADTSIKPENKQEFLDIINDYGRGFPAEKTYTAEWYDEFFKNIQPVLDGKTSVEDYVKEAQPKMQKLLDAAIEQEKQASK; the protein is encoded by the coding sequence ATGCTTCTAGCAATAATGGTGATTGGTGCAGTCCTTAGTGGGTGCTCAGGAAGTGATAAAGCTAGCAGTGACGGCAAGGTTGAACTTACTTTTATGTTTAGAGGAAATCCTCAAGAACTTGAAGCTTATAAAGCTACTGTAAAGAGATATGAAGAAGCAAACAAGGATGTAAAAGTGACAATGGTTCAAACAGCTCCTGATCAATATGATACGAAGCTAAAATCAGCAATCGCAGGACGTAAAATTCCAGATGTTTTCTTCTATAACCCAGCTCAAGTAAAAGCATATGTAAACTCTGGAGTATTATTAGATATTACGGAACAAGTTGAAGGGTCAGCTGACGTAAAAATTGATGACATTTGGGAAGCCGGGATTAATAAGTACCGTTTTGATGGTGAAACACTTGGCCAAGGTGCAATCTATGGTTTACCAAAAGATTTAGGGCCTTTTGCTCTTGGTTATAACAAAACAATGTTTGAAGAAGCAGGAATTCCACTTCCTGATAAAGACAAGCCATACACTTGGGATGAATTCATTGATGTTGCTAAGCAGTTAACAAAAGATAATGATGGCGACGGCAAAATGGATCAGTATGGAACTGGATTTAACGTAAACTGGGCATTACAACCGTTTGTTTGGAGTAACGGTGCAGATTGGATTAACGAAGATGGAACAAAGGTTACAATCGACGATCCTAAGTTTATCGAAGCATTACAATTCTTTGTAGACCAACAAAACAAATACCAAATCACTCCTTCGATCGGTGATGCACAAACATTAGATACGTACCAAAGATGGTTAAAAGGTCAATTAGCATTCTTCCCAGTTGGACCATGGGATATGGCTGCATTTAAAGAGCAATTAAAGTTTGAATATGATTTACTTCCTTGGCCAGCAGGTTCTACTGGTGAATCTTCTGCTTGGGTTGGATCTTTAGGTATCGGTGTTGGAGCAACAACAAAGCATGCAAAAGAAGCAGCTGAGTTAGCAATGTATTTATCAGCTGACCAAGAAGGACAACAAGCATTAGTTGATGCGCAAGTTCAATTACCAAATAGTGTAGAAGTTGCTGATACATGGGCTGCTGACACATCAATCAAACCTGAAAATAAACAAGAATTCCTAGATATCATTAATGACTACGGTCGTGGATTCCCAGCTGAAAAAACTTACACAGCTGAATGGTATGATGAGTTCTTCAAAAACATTCAACCAGTGTTAGATGGTAAGACATCAGTTGAAGACTACGTAAAAGAAGCACAACCGAAAATGCAAAAACTATTAGATGCAGCAATCGAACAAGAAAAACAAGCAAGTAAATAA
- a CDS encoding carbohydrate ABC transporter permease → MKATSKLYRTEQRYAYLFIAAPVLGFLIFAMVPLIYSMYGAFTNWNGLGQMEFIGFENFINLFKDEYFYKSMYNTFFMMLGIPIGIVLALLLALALNRGIFGTNTFRVLYYIPVISSIAAVSILWQWAYNGDYGLVNQFLDLIGIEGPNWLQNTATVKPALIIMAVWKGLGYTMLLYLAALQSVPKTFYEAAKLDGANAFQAFWHITLPMVKPVTFFIIVTNIIGGAQIFTEINVMTPTGGPEYSSASVVFYIWQKAFGNFQLGYASAMALVLGLFIFIITLIQFKMNEKSSFDLD, encoded by the coding sequence ATGAAAGCGACATCCAAGCTGTATCGCACAGAACAAAGATATGCCTATTTGTTTATTGCAGCACCAGTCTTAGGATTCCTCATTTTTGCAATGGTTCCTCTTATTTATTCAATGTACGGAGCCTTTACGAATTGGAATGGTCTAGGACAAATGGAGTTTATCGGCTTTGAAAACTTCATTAATTTATTTAAAGACGAGTATTTTTACAAGTCTATGTATAACACCTTCTTTATGATGCTAGGCATTCCGATTGGAATCGTGTTAGCACTTTTACTGGCTCTAGCTCTGAATAGAGGAATCTTTGGAACGAACACCTTCCGCGTACTTTACTATATTCCTGTCATTTCTTCCATTGCAGCGGTATCCATTCTTTGGCAATGGGCATATAACGGAGATTATGGTTTAGTTAACCAATTTTTAGATCTTATCGGGATTGAAGGTCCTAACTGGTTGCAAAATACAGCTACCGTAAAACCAGCATTAATTATTATGGCTGTCTGGAAAGGGTTAGGTTATACGATGTTGCTGTATTTAGCGGCATTACAAAGTGTACCTAAAACGTTCTATGAAGCTGCGAAATTGGATGGAGCAAACGCTTTTCAAGCCTTTTGGCATATCACGCTTCCAATGGTAAAACCAGTAACATTCTTTATTATCGTTACCAATATTATTGGTGGAGCGCAGATCTTCACTGAAATTAACGTTATGACACCTACTGGTGGTCCTGAGTATAGCTCAGCATCAGTTGTTTTCTACATTTGGCAAAAAGCATTTGGTAACTTCCAATTAGGTTATGCATCTGCAATGGCCTTAGTATTAGGACTCTTCATCTTTATTATTACCCTAATCCAATTTAAGATGAACGAAAAATCATCCTTCGATTTGGATTAA
- a CDS encoding carbohydrate ABC transporter permease, translating into MSEKKKNKITNIFVFAFLSFGAIFMVAPLLWMFSTSLKSKEDVFALPPVWIPKDISFAKYFEIWDMGPLLSGIGNSLIVALSVTIIGTFTSSLAAFAFAKLKFNGKNKIFIMLFASVMIPYPVLMIPQFIMFSSIGWVDSLLPLIVPGLFGNLFMIFFLRQYLNSVPNSIIEAAKIDGCSYFQIFYKIIFPLIKPAVAAQLILWFMGIWNDYLGPILYLNSPEKQTLQLVIANFNASYAIQSDYPLIMAASVVALLPMLIVFIIFQKEIIESIAISGVKG; encoded by the coding sequence ATGTCTGAGAAAAAGAAAAATAAGATTACTAATATATTTGTTTTTGCCTTCCTAAGCTTCGGGGCGATCTTTATGGTAGCGCCGCTCTTGTGGATGTTCTCCACGTCATTAAAATCGAAGGAAGACGTGTTTGCTTTACCGCCAGTATGGATTCCAAAAGATATTTCATTTGCTAAGTATTTTGAAATTTGGGATATGGGTCCTCTTTTATCTGGTATTGGTAACAGTTTAATTGTGGCTTTGTCAGTAACAATTATTGGTACCTTTACTTCGAGTTTAGCAGCTTTTGCATTTGCAAAGCTGAAGTTTAATGGGAAAAATAAAATCTTTATTATGCTTTTTGCATCGGTTATGATTCCTTATCCGGTGCTCATGATTCCACAGTTCATTATGTTTTCAAGTATCGGTTGGGTAGATAGTTTATTACCATTAATCGTACCTGGTCTTTTTGGGAATTTGTTCATGATTTTCTTCTTAAGACAATACTTGAATAGCGTTCCCAATTCCATTATTGAAGCAGCAAAAATTGATGGATGCTCGTATTTCCAAATCTTTTATAAGATTATCTTTCCATTGATTAAACCAGCTGTAGCTGCTCAATTAATTTTATGGTTTATGGGAATCTGGAATGACTATTTAGGTCCGATTCTTTACTTGAACTCACCAGAGAAGCAAACATTACAGCTAGTTATTGCAAACTTTAACGCATCGTATGCGATCCAAAGTGATTATCCACTTATCATGGCGGCATCTGTGGTTGCTTTATTACCGATGTTAATCGTATTTATTATCTTCCAGAAGGAGATTATCGAATCGATTGCTATATCTGGTGTAAAAGGTTGA
- a CDS encoding arabinan endo-1,5-alpha-L-arabinosidase produces the protein MYKQKRFFLVVSIAVLLVLALIITPRFIEPSTNDLSGLSLPSPPSEKVIPKVMNDIIYKEEEWTTNFTHDGAIIKNGDWYYVYSTDYMVGAPPTPGIQIRKSKDLIHWQFVGRVFDQVSSDAWEWTGGTTYWAPNVVEMNDKFYLYYSVSSVGKRTSYIGLATSDSLEGPWKDEGAVFKTQEGDGYTVNAIDPDFTFDKEGQPWMVYGSYFGGIFITKIDPQTGRLVDPTEEGTLIAQRKNMSYGIEAPEIMYNPDTGYYYLTVSYEWLEDTYNVRTARSKNITGPYLDFNKNDMVDPSDDSFDTGNKIVGSYAFNKDSGWFGTGHNGLLEDNGDYYLIHQGRAGEEIYWSHLHVRKIVWTEDGWPVISPERYSGEKEQKIEEKHIIGDWEQILLPRYDDTMQTSQKLTFLSNGKIEDESGNSSWKLSGDNSLKLVIYDPGVAPDDYWEYSLKVLPGWDWENWNETLVFTGMNEEGTALWGKKQIKGE, from the coding sequence GTGTACAAACAAAAGAGATTTTTTCTAGTAGTAAGTATAGCTGTGTTATTAGTATTAGCATTAATCATTACGCCTAGATTCATAGAACCAAGTACAAATGATTTATCGGGGCTAAGTCTTCCCTCTCCGCCTTCTGAAAAGGTTATTCCTAAAGTAATGAATGACATCATTTACAAAGAAGAGGAGTGGACGACGAATTTTACCCACGACGGGGCAATTATCAAAAATGGGGATTGGTATTATGTGTACTCAACGGATTACATGGTCGGTGCACCACCGACACCAGGAATTCAAATACGAAAATCAAAGGATCTGATTCACTGGCAATTTGTTGGTCGAGTGTTTGATCAAGTTTCAAGTGATGCGTGGGAATGGACTGGTGGGACGACGTATTGGGCGCCAAATGTTGTTGAAATGAATGATAAGTTTTACTTGTACTATTCCGTCTCCTCAGTTGGGAAGCGAACTTCATATATCGGTTTAGCGACAAGTGACTCCTTAGAGGGGCCTTGGAAGGATGAAGGAGCTGTGTTTAAAACGCAGGAAGGCGATGGGTATACAGTAAATGCCATCGATCCGGATTTCACGTTTGATAAAGAAGGGCAGCCATGGATGGTTTATGGGTCATATTTTGGGGGCATTTTTATCACCAAAATTGATCCGCAAACAGGGAGATTGGTAGATCCAACGGAAGAAGGAACATTAATTGCCCAACGGAAAAACATGAGTTATGGAATCGAAGCACCAGAGATCATGTATAATCCGGACACCGGGTATTACTATTTAACGGTCTCGTATGAATGGTTAGAGGACACGTATAATGTGCGGACCGCCCGGTCAAAGAATATTACAGGACCTTATCTAGATTTCAACAAAAACGATATGGTTGATCCGTCAGATGATTCCTTTGATACCGGTAATAAAATCGTTGGTTCGTATGCTTTTAACAAAGATAGCGGCTGGTTTGGAACCGGTCATAATGGCTTGCTAGAAGATAACGGAGACTACTACCTTATCCATCAAGGAAGAGCAGGTGAGGAAATATACTGGTCTCATTTACATGTGAGAAAAATCGTATGGACAGAAGATGGCTGGCCGGTTATATCTCCAGAGAGATATTCGGGTGAAAAGGAACAGAAAATAGAAGAAAAACACATTATTGGAGATTGGGAGCAAATTCTCCTCCCAAGGTATGACGACACCATGCAAACTTCCCAGAAACTAACCTTCCTTTCAAATGGAAAGATAGAAGATGAAAGTGGAAATAGTAGTTGGAAATTATCTGGTGACAACTCGCTTAAACTAGTTATCTATGATCCTGGGGTCGCTCCTGATGATTATTGGGAGTATAGCTTAAAAGTACTACCAGGATGGGACTGGGAAAATTGGAATGAAACGCTTGTATTTACTGGGATGAATGAAGAAGGAACAGCGCTCTGGGGAAAAAAGCAAATTAAAGGAGAGTGA
- a CDS encoding arabinan endo-1,5-alpha-L-arabinosidase, with translation MKFPKEPIKYKLYDESIIHDENKWNINNSHDPASFKDGDTYYVFSTDAKYGGPPTGGIQIRKSKDLIEWEFVGHAFDEIPKDAYDWTGAKGLWAPEVAKFGDTYYLYYAASQFGKTQSFIGVATSQSIEGPWQDQGEVVKSQQDVPGPNAIDPNITFDRGGNPWLVYGSFFGGLYVFPIDPATGKKRAGSKEILVAKRHTSVEAAIEGPYIVYHPEFDEYYLFVSYDSLFKNYHIRVGRSHSIEGPYLDYDGNEMTNLELPPNEVGMKILGGYKFGDKEGWIAPGHNSVLQDDNDYYIVHHARGEKDPHWHYLHVRKIVWTEDGWPLVSPERYAGEEEQPVNPSLMNGKWEYVWMDKNEHELIPSRSIALPAKGEGIWEYKKDNIFEVHLDEKHCEIIVLPAWDWENWKQTLVFTGKDQQGNVVIGKKVE, from the coding sequence ATGAAGTTTCCTAAAGAACCTATAAAGTATAAATTATATGACGAATCGATTATTCACGATGAAAATAAGTGGAACATCAATAATTCTCATGACCCAGCTAGCTTCAAGGATGGTGATACGTACTATGTATTTTCTACGGATGCGAAGTATGGTGGACCTCCAACTGGTGGGATTCAAATCCGGAAATCAAAGGATTTAATAGAATGGGAGTTTGTTGGTCATGCGTTCGATGAAATACCAAAAGATGCTTACGATTGGACGGGGGCTAAGGGTCTCTGGGCGCCGGAAGTAGCCAAGTTCGGTGACACTTACTATCTTTACTATGCAGCTTCACAATTCGGGAAAACTCAGTCGTTTATTGGAGTTGCAACAAGTCAAAGTATTGAAGGGCCATGGCAGGATCAGGGGGAGGTAGTGAAATCGCAGCAGGATGTACCTGGACCCAATGCGATTGATCCGAATATTACTTTTGACCGTGGCGGAAATCCATGGTTAGTCTATGGAAGCTTCTTTGGTGGATTATATGTTTTCCCTATTGACCCGGCAACAGGAAAAAAACGCGCAGGAAGTAAAGAAATCCTAGTTGCTAAAAGGCATACCAGTGTAGAGGCTGCGATTGAAGGACCTTATATTGTGTATCATCCTGAATTTGATGAATATTACTTATTCGTTTCTTATGATTCCTTATTTAAGAATTATCATATTCGCGTGGGAAGATCTCATTCTATAGAGGGTCCTTATCTTGACTATGATGGGAATGAAATGACCAATTTAGAACTTCCACCAAACGAAGTGGGGATGAAGATATTAGGTGGATATAAATTTGGAGATAAGGAAGGCTGGATAGCACCGGGACATAATTCGGTTTTGCAAGATGACAATGATTATTATATCGTTCATCACGCAAGAGGAGAGAAGGATCCTCATTGGCATTACTTGCATGTAAGAAAGATCGTATGGACTGAGGATGGTTGGCCACTCGTTTCTCCTGAGAGATATGCGGGTGAGGAGGAACAGCCTGTTAATCCAAGTCTGATGAATGGAAAATGGGAGTATGTTTGGATGGATAAAAATGAACATGAACTGATTCCTTCACGTTCTATAGCTCTTCCTGCTAAGGGTGAAGGGATATGGGAGTATAAAAAAGACAATATTTTTGAAGTTCATTTAGACGAAAAACATTGTGAGATTATCGTATTACCAGCTTGGGATTGGGAGAATTGGAAGCAAACACTGGTCTTTACGGGTAAAGACCAACAGGGAAATGTCGTCATTGGAAAAAAAGTAGAGTAG
- a CDS encoding glycoside hydrolase family 127 protein has protein sequence MEVNAFKLNCVKVTGGPLKAAMDLNKEYLLQLEPDRLLSRFREYAGLEPKAENYEGWEAQGISGHTLGHYLSGCAMMFASTDDERFLHRVNYMVDELEQCQHANGNGYVGGVPRGKELFEEVKSGDIRSQGFDLNGGWVPLYSIHKLFAGLRDAYHLANNQKALQVEEKLGLWLVDVFSDLTHDQIQEVLHCEFGGMSEVLADLAVDTADDRFWSLSEQFHHEEILNPLANVVDELAGRHANTQIPKIVGAARQYEVSQNQSYRHIAEFFWEQVTNHHSYVIGGNSMNEHFGESDKLNDRLGAFTCETCNSYNMLKLTKHLFQWNPLAIQGDFYERVLYNHILASQHPTEGTVTYFVSLDMGGHKVYNSKFNDFTCCVGSGMENHSSYGNNIYFYGEHSLYINQYVPSTLDWVEMGVTLHQSTEYPKDGKVTVTIDCEEAKTFSLSLRFPYWAEQGMCVFVNGEMYLHNNKPSSFVTITRTWQQGDKVELVMPMTLRIEKMNDNPNRIAFMSGPLVLAGDLGPINEKEQSKDLLFTPVLVTNNSSITNYIHPIAEKKHQFLMKEIGYPRNVEMYPFYLMHDRSTTVYWDVFSVEKWQQTEMAYKASLEKERELQMKTVDFFQLGEMQPERDHEFQGEYVGLGVESNRKYRDTWPSGYFSFSLMVDSESSQSLVVMYTKEIETKKSFDLSIDGYLLKDGLIELEEMNKFVLVRYEIPRSVTENKTSVRIQFKAHEGCKVPKVFAVRMIKN, from the coding sequence ATGGAAGTAAATGCATTTAAGTTAAATTGTGTCAAAGTGACTGGTGGACCTCTTAAAGCGGCAATGGATTTGAATAAGGAGTACTTACTGCAACTTGAACCTGACCGGTTATTATCCCGTTTTAGAGAGTATGCGGGCTTAGAGCCAAAGGCTGAGAATTACGAGGGTTGGGAAGCGCAAGGGATATCGGGCCATACTCTTGGACACTACTTGTCTGGTTGTGCCATGATGTTTGCCTCTACGGATGATGAGAGATTTTTACACCGTGTGAATTATATGGTAGATGAGTTAGAACAATGTCAACATGCGAATGGCAATGGGTATGTGGGCGGTGTGCCGCGTGGAAAAGAGCTGTTTGAGGAAGTGAAGTCAGGTGATATTCGCTCACAAGGTTTTGACTTAAACGGTGGCTGGGTTCCTTTGTATTCTATTCATAAATTATTTGCAGGATTAAGAGATGCTTATCACTTAGCGAATAATCAAAAGGCACTACAAGTGGAAGAGAAGTTAGGTTTGTGGTTAGTAGATGTTTTTTCGGACTTAACGCATGACCAAATACAAGAGGTTTTACATTGTGAATTTGGTGGGATGTCAGAGGTTTTAGCGGATTTAGCTGTTGATACGGCAGATGATCGTTTTTGGAGTTTATCTGAACAATTTCATCATGAAGAAATACTTAACCCTCTGGCAAATGTGGTGGATGAGTTAGCAGGTAGGCATGCAAACACACAAATACCAAAAATAGTTGGGGCTGCGCGTCAGTACGAAGTATCACAAAATCAATCGTACCGGCATATTGCAGAGTTTTTCTGGGAACAAGTCACCAACCATCATTCGTATGTCATAGGTGGTAATAGTATGAATGAACATTTTGGAGAGTCAGACAAGTTAAATGATCGACTTGGTGCCTTTACATGTGAAACTTGTAATTCCTACAACATGCTCAAGCTTACGAAACATCTCTTTCAATGGAATCCATTAGCTATTCAGGGAGATTTTTATGAACGTGTTTTATATAACCACATCCTAGCTTCACAGCATCCAACAGAAGGAACGGTTACGTATTTTGTCTCACTCGATATGGGTGGACACAAAGTGTATAATTCGAAATTTAATGATTTTACCTGTTGTGTTGGCTCTGGAATGGAGAATCACTCAAGCTATGGAAACAATATTTATTTCTATGGTGAACATTCCCTGTACATTAATCAGTATGTACCATCAACGCTTGATTGGGTGGAGATGGGAGTTACACTACATCAATCCACTGAGTATCCGAAAGACGGTAAGGTAACGGTAACAATTGATTGCGAAGAGGCAAAGACATTCTCCCTTTCCCTTCGGTTCCCATATTGGGCAGAACAAGGAATGTGTGTCTTTGTTAATGGAGAAATGTACCTTCATAACAACAAACCTTCAAGTTTTGTTACCATTACTCGAACTTGGCAGCAAGGAGACAAGGTTGAGTTAGTTATGCCTATGACTTTGCGAATCGAAAAGATGAACGATAACCCAAATCGAATAGCATTTATGAGCGGCCCGCTTGTGTTAGCAGGGGATTTAGGTCCAATTAACGAGAAAGAACAATCAAAGGATTTGTTGTTTACACCTGTACTTGTGACAAATAATTCTAGTATCACAAATTATATTCATCCAATTGCTGAAAAAAAGCACCAGTTTCTTATGAAAGAAATCGGTTATCCGCGAAATGTGGAAATGTATCCTTTTTATTTAATGCATGACCGTAGTACAACCGTATATTGGGATGTATTTTCGGTGGAGAAGTGGCAACAGACGGAAATGGCTTATAAGGCCTCACTTGAAAAAGAACGAGAGCTACAGATGAAGACGGTTGACTTTTTCCAACTTGGTGAAATGCAGCCTGAACGAGATCATGAGTTTCAGGGAGAATATGTTGGATTAGGTGTGGAGTCGAATCGTAAGTACAGAGATACATGGCCTAGTGGTTATTTTTCTTTCTCATTAATGGTAGATTCCGAGTCCTCACAATCGCTAGTTGTTATGTATACAAAAGAAATAGAAACCAAGAAATCCTTTGATTTAAGTATAGATGGGTATCTTTTGAAAGATGGATTAATAGAATTAGAGGAAATGAACAAGTTTGTACTTGTACGGTATGAGATTCCTCGTTCGGTAACAGAGAACAAGACAAGTGTAAGAATCCAATTTAAGGCACATGAAGGCTGTAAAGTACCAAAAGTATTTGCTGTCCGTATGATAAAGAACTGA
- the araB gene encoding ribulokinase, with the protein MLMGKYSIGVDYGTQSGRAVLVEIGTGKEVATAVKPYTHGVMDEFLPDGTTKLEHDWALQHPSDYLEVLQITIPEVLEKAQVSPDDVVGLGIDFTACTVLPIDEFGTPLCLKPEYRANPHSYVKLWKHHAAQDEANRLNEIAEQRGEAFLKRYGGKISSEWMIPKVWQILNEAPDIYEAADQILEATDWVIYQLTGEINRNSCTAGYKAIWHKQEGYPSKDFFKALDPRLENVVEEKLSTKIVPIGAKAGEITEAAAKLTGLKPGTAVAVANVDAHVAVPAVGITEAGKLLMIMGTSTCHILLGEEERMVPGMCGVVEDGVLPGFMGYEAGQSCVGDHFEWFTENCVPESYQDEAKAKGVNIHQLLTEKASQLKVGQSGLLALDWWNGNRSTLVDADLTGVLLGSTLLTKPEEIYRALIEATAYGTRMIVETFRENGVPVDEVYAAGGIAEKNSLMMQIYSDVLNMDIKISASSQTPALGSAMFGAVAAGKERGGYDTITDAAKEMGSVKDEFYQPKLENVAVYNVLYSEYARLYDYFGRGENNVMKTLKKLKNASSSDMKEETVC; encoded by the coding sequence ATGTTAATGGGTAAGTATTCAATCGGTGTTGATTATGGAACACAGTCGGGAAGAGCGGTACTTGTCGAGATTGGAACAGGCAAGGAAGTAGCAACGGCTGTCAAACCTTATACGCATGGTGTGATGGATGAGTTTTTACCAGATGGAACGACGAAGTTAGAGCATGACTGGGCACTTCAGCATCCATCAGATTATTTAGAAGTATTACAGATTACGATTCCAGAAGTATTAGAGAAAGCTCAAGTTTCACCTGACGATGTAGTTGGGTTGGGTATTGACTTTACAGCTTGTACGGTATTGCCAATTGATGAATTCGGAACTCCGTTATGCTTAAAGCCAGAATATCGCGCAAATCCCCATAGCTATGTCAAGCTATGGAAACATCATGCAGCACAGGATGAAGCGAATCGTTTGAATGAAATTGCTGAACAGCGTGGAGAAGCATTCCTAAAGCGTTATGGTGGAAAGATTTCCTCTGAATGGATGATTCCAAAGGTATGGCAAATTTTAAATGAAGCACCAGATATATATGAAGCGGCCGATCAAATTTTAGAAGCAACAGACTGGGTCATTTACCAGTTAACAGGTGAAATTAACCGTAATAGTTGTACGGCGGGCTATAAAGCTATCTGGCATAAGCAAGAAGGGTATCCATCTAAAGATTTCTTTAAAGCATTAGATCCTAGATTAGAGAATGTAGTAGAAGAAAAGCTATCTACTAAAATAGTTCCAATTGGTGCTAAGGCAGGAGAAATTACGGAAGCAGCAGCGAAGCTTACAGGATTAAAGCCTGGTACGGCAGTAGCAGTTGCAAACGTAGATGCACACGTTGCCGTGCCAGCTGTAGGAATCACGGAAGCTGGAAAGCTATTAATGATCATGGGAACATCAACTTGTCATATTTTACTAGGAGAAGAAGAACGAATGGTTCCGGGTATGTGTGGTGTCGTTGAGGATGGTGTTCTTCCTGGCTTTATGGGGTATGAGGCAGGGCAATCCTGTGTAGGTGACCATTTTGAGTGGTTTACAGAAAACTGTGTACCTGAAAGCTATCAGGATGAGGCAAAAGCAAAAGGAGTCAATATCCACCAGTTGCTAACAGAAAAGGCTAGCCAGCTGAAAGTGGGCCAAAGTGGACTACTTGCTCTAGATTGGTGGAATGGAAATCGTTCAACTCTTGTTGACGCGGACTTAACAGGCGTTCTATTAGGATCAACCCTTCTAACAAAGCCTGAAGAAATCTACCGTGCGTTAATTGAAGCAACAGCGTATGGAACTAGAATGATCGTTGAGACATTTAGAGAAAATGGAGTACCAGTCGATGAAGTATATGCAGCAGGAGGAATTGCAGAGAAAAATTCACTAATGATGCAAATCTACTCTGATGTGTTAAATATGGATATCAAAATTTCTGCTTCCTCTCAAACACCTGCACTAGGTTCAGCCATGTTTGGAGCAGTAGCAGCTGGAAAAGAACGTGGCGGTTACGACACAATCACAGATGCTGCGAAGGAAATGGGAAGTGTGAAGGATGAGTTTTACCAACCAAAACTTGAGAATGTGGCTGTTTATAATGTGTTATACAGCGAGTATGCTCGACTTTATGACTACTTCGGTCGTGGAGAAAACAATGTCATGAAAACTTTGAAAAAGCTTAAGAATGCTAGTTCCTCAGATATGAAGGAGGAAACAGTATGCTAG
- the araD gene encoding L-ribulose-5-phosphate 4-epimerase — translation MLEQLKQEVLQANLDLPKHGLVTFTWGNVSGIDRKENLVVIKPSGIPYEELKAEDLVVVDLEGNMVEGNLRPSSDTPTHLALYRAFPSIGGIVHTHSPWATSWAQAGRCIPALGTTHADYFYGEIPCTREMTKEEIDRAYELETGNVIIETFAVGGIDPVAIPGVLVANHAPFSWGKDAHQAVHNAVVLEEVAKMALQAYQLNPGVRPIAQAILDKHYLRKHGAKAYYGQK, via the coding sequence ATGCTAGAACAACTGAAACAAGAGGTGTTACAGGCCAATCTAGATCTTCCTAAGCACGGCTTAGTGACATTTACTTGGGGCAATGTGAGTGGAATTGATCGTAAAGAGAACCTAGTTGTCATTAAACCAAGTGGTATACCGTATGAGGAGTTAAAAGCAGAAGATCTCGTAGTCGTTGATCTAGAAGGAAATATGGTGGAAGGTAATTTACGACCTTCTTCCGATACACCTACTCATCTTGCGCTGTATCGTGCATTTCCTTCTATAGGGGGAATTGTTCATACTCACTCCCCTTGGGCAACAAGCTGGGCTCAAGCAGGACGTTGTATCCCTGCGTTAGGAACGACACATGCAGATTATTTTTACGGAGAAATTCCATGTACAAGAGAGATGACAAAAGAAGAAATTGATCGTGCCTACGAGTTGGAAACTGGGAATGTTATCATCGAGACCTTTGCAGTTGGAGGAATCGATCCGGTAGCCATTCCAGGGGTATTAGTGGCAAATCATGCACCGTTTAGCTGGGGGAAGGATGCCCATCAGGCGGTACATAATGCGGTCGTGCTTGAGGAAGTGGCAAAAATGGCACTGCAAGCGTATCAATTAAATCCAGGTGTTCGTCCAATTGCCCAAGCGATACTAGATAAACACTATTTAAGAAAGCATGGTGCAAAGGCGTATTACGGGCAAAAGTAA